The following are encoded in a window of Manihot esculenta cultivar AM560-2 chromosome 8, M.esculenta_v8, whole genome shotgun sequence genomic DNA:
- the LOC110620888 gene encoding uncharacterized protein LOC110620888 isoform X4 gives MASRRQVRYSPLPVDETDDDYHDPRFEYRPGAFDKVPWKSITLALFLLFLGSLLLFLSFFILTGHMGGEKSQGYGLLALGILAFLPGCSSPSHLPLHGTGLVFSIGFSSLPISCLNIDRLL, from the exons ATGGCGTCCAGGCGCCAAGTTCGTTATTCTCCACTTCCTGTTGACGAAACTGATGATGATTATCATGACCCTCGGTTTGAGTATAGACCTGGAGCCTTTGATAAAGTCCCTTGGAAATCCATAACCCTTGCACTTTTTCTGCTCTTTCTTGGATCATTACTTCTCTTCCTTTCATTCTTCATCTTAACTGGCCACATGGGTGGAGAGAAATCCCAAGGCTATGGTCTCTTGGCCCTTGGAATCCTTGCTTTCCTGCCAG GATGTTCTTCACCAAGTCATTTACCCCTTCATGGCACAG GGCTTGTGTTCAGTATAGGCTTCTCCTCATTACCCATTTCATGTCTAAATATTGACAG GCTTTTATGA
- the LOC110620888 gene encoding uncharacterized protein LOC110620888 isoform X8, with the protein MASRRQVRYSPLPVDETDDDYHDPRFEYRPGAFDKVPWKSITLALFLLFLGSLLLFLSFFILTGHMGGEKSQGYGLLALGILAFLPELRNELEVRGSCKLVLEF; encoded by the exons ATGGCGTCCAGGCGCCAAGTTCGTTATTCTCCACTTCCTGTTGACGAAACTGATGATGATTATCATGACCCTCGGTTTGAGTATAGACCTGGAGCCTTTGATAAAGTCCCTTGGAAATCCATAACCCTTGCACTTTTTCTGCTCTTTCTTGGATCATTACTTCTCTTCCTTTCATTCTTCATCTTAACTGGCCACATGGGTGGAGAGAAATCCCAAGGCTATGGTCTCTTGGCCCTTGGAATCCTTGCTTTCCTGCCAG AATTGAGGAATGAATTGGAGGTCAGAGGTTCTTGTAAACTGGTCCTTGAGTTTTAG
- the LOC110620888 gene encoding transmembrane protein 230 isoform X5: MASRRQVRYSPLPVDETDDDYHDPRFEYRPGAFDKVPWKSITLALFLLFLGSLLLFLSFFILTGHMGGEKSQGYGLLALGILAFLPGFYETRIAYYSWRGAKGYRFASIPSY, encoded by the exons ATGGCGTCCAGGCGCCAAGTTCGTTATTCTCCACTTCCTGTTGACGAAACTGATGATGATTATCATGACCCTCGGTTTGAGTATAGACCTGGAGCCTTTGATAAAGTCCCTTGGAAATCCATAACCCTTGCACTTTTTCTGCTCTTTCTTGGATCATTACTTCTCTTCCTTTCATTCTTCATCTTAACTGGCCACATGGGTGGAGAGAAATCCCAAGGCTATGGTCTCTTGGCCCTTGGAATCCTTGCTTTCCTGCCAG GCTTTTATGAAACTCGGATAGCATATTATTCATGGAGGGGGGCTAAAGGATATCGCTTTGCTTCAATTCCAAGTTATTAA
- the LOC110620888 gene encoding transmembrane protein 230 isoform X1, translated as MASRRQVRYSPLPVDETDDDYHDPRFEYRPGAFDKVPWKSITLALFLLFLGSLLLFLSFFILTGHMGGEKSQGYGLLALGILAFLPASLGCSSPSHLPLHGTGFYETRIAYYSWRGAKGYRFASIPSY; from the exons ATGGCGTCCAGGCGCCAAGTTCGTTATTCTCCACTTCCTGTTGACGAAACTGATGATGATTATCATGACCCTCGGTTTGAGTATAGACCTGGAGCCTTTGATAAAGTCCCTTGGAAATCCATAACCCTTGCACTTTTTCTGCTCTTTCTTGGATCATTACTTCTCTTCCTTTCATTCTTCATCTTAACTGGCCACATGGGTGGAGAGAAATCCCAAGGCTATGGTCTCTTGGCCCTTGGAATCCTTGCTTTCCTGCCAG CGTCACTAGGATGTTCTTCACCAAGTCATTTACCCCTTCATGGCACAG GCTTTTATGAAACTCGGATAGCATATTATTCATGGAGGGGGGCTAAAGGATATCGCTTTGCTTCAATTCCAAGTTATTAA
- the LOC110620888 gene encoding uncharacterized protein LOC110620888 isoform X6: protein MASRRQVRYSPLPVDETDDDYHDPRFEYRPGAFDKVPWKSITLALFLLFLGSLLLFLSFFILTGHMGGEKSQGYGLLALGILAFLPGLVFSIGFSSLPISCLNIDRLL from the exons ATGGCGTCCAGGCGCCAAGTTCGTTATTCTCCACTTCCTGTTGACGAAACTGATGATGATTATCATGACCCTCGGTTTGAGTATAGACCTGGAGCCTTTGATAAAGTCCCTTGGAAATCCATAACCCTTGCACTTTTTCTGCTCTTTCTTGGATCATTACTTCTCTTCCTTTCATTCTTCATCTTAACTGGCCACATGGGTGGAGAGAAATCCCAAGGCTATGGTCTCTTGGCCCTTGGAATCCTTGCTTTCCTGCCAG GGCTTGTGTTCAGTATAGGCTTCTCCTCATTACCCATTTCATGTCTAAATATTGACAG GCTTTTATGA
- the LOC110620888 gene encoding uncharacterized protein LOC110620888 isoform X3 — protein MASRRQVRYSPLPVDETDDDYHDPRFEYRPGAFDKVPWKSITLALFLLFLGSLLLFLSFFILTGHMGGEKSQGYGLLALGILAFLPASLGCSSPSHLPLHGTGLVFSIGFSSLPISCLNIDRLL, from the exons ATGGCGTCCAGGCGCCAAGTTCGTTATTCTCCACTTCCTGTTGACGAAACTGATGATGATTATCATGACCCTCGGTTTGAGTATAGACCTGGAGCCTTTGATAAAGTCCCTTGGAAATCCATAACCCTTGCACTTTTTCTGCTCTTTCTTGGATCATTACTTCTCTTCCTTTCATTCTTCATCTTAACTGGCCACATGGGTGGAGAGAAATCCCAAGGCTATGGTCTCTTGGCCCTTGGAATCCTTGCTTTCCTGCCAG CGTCACTAGGATGTTCTTCACCAAGTCATTTACCCCTTCATGGCACAG GGCTTGTGTTCAGTATAGGCTTCTCCTCATTACCCATTTCATGTCTAAATATTGACAG GCTTTTATGA
- the LOC110621504 gene encoding uncharacterized protein LOC110621504 codes for MELQTHLDALMYKVFPTNPTRPARAWFNYLTIGSIKGFMDLANVFINRFIVGVSAKRKTSYLEIVSQRRNESLREYVARFNSEALQIFKLDEARAVEAMQDDALTTSRFAREGGDRGKAVEDTQQERVEVLVVVQEKDFIQWPKPMKAEANRRDPDKYCQYHRTHGHDTNDYYQLINEIEKLIKMGHLMNFVKKPEGQRPQQNVMGERPHRQTGGVVNNGSNGTINMIVGGSGGRMSRSGEGSSAEVMQIVEHSHVTIYFSSEDAHGIQMHCQLL; via the exons ATGGAGCTCCAGACTCATTTGGATGCCCTGATGTACAAAGTCTTTCCCACTAACCCCACAAGGCCAGCTCGGGCATGGTTTAACTATCTGACAATAGGAAGCATCAAAGGCTTCATGGACCTGGCTAACGTCTTTATCAATAGGTTCATTGTGGGAGTCTCGGCGAAGAGGAAAACGAGCTACCTGGAGATAGTCTCGCAAAGAAGGAATGAGTCTCTAAGAGAATATGTGGCCAGATTCAACTCTGAGGCCCTGCAAATCTTCAAGCTTGATGAGGCAAGGGCAGTGGAAGCCAT gcaggatgatgccttgaccacaagcaggttcgccagGGAAGGAGGAGATAGGGGAAAGGCAGTGGAGGACACACAACAGGAAAG GGTCGAGGTGCTTGTAGTTGTGCAAGAAAAAGATTTTATAcagtggcccaaacccatgAAAGCCGAGGCCAACCGAAGGGATCCGGACAAGTACTGCCAGTATCACCGAACTCATGGCCATGACACCAACGACTACTACCAGCTGATAAATGAGATAGAAAAGCTCATAAAAATGGGGCACCTCATGAACTTTGtaaagaaaccggaggggcagagacCTCAGCAAAATGTGATGGGGGAGAGGCCTCATAGGCAGACGGGGGGAGTCGTAAATAATGGGTCCAATGGGACAATCAACATGATCGTGGGAGGATCTGGAGGAAGAATGAGCAGGAGTGGAGAAggaagcagtgctgaagtcatGCAAATAGTAGAACACTCCCATGTGACCATCTAtttctcttcagaagatgctcaTGGTATCCAAATGCACTGTCAACTGCTTTAA
- the LOC110620888 gene encoding uncharacterized protein LOC110620888 isoform X7 — protein MASRRQVRYSPLPVDETDDDYHDPRFEYRPGAFDKVPWKSITLALFLLFLGSLLLFLSFFILTGHMGGEKSQGYGLLALGILAFLPASLGCSSPSHLPLHGTGTS, from the exons ATGGCGTCCAGGCGCCAAGTTCGTTATTCTCCACTTCCTGTTGACGAAACTGATGATGATTATCATGACCCTCGGTTTGAGTATAGACCTGGAGCCTTTGATAAAGTCCCTTGGAAATCCATAACCCTTGCACTTTTTCTGCTCTTTCTTGGATCATTACTTCTCTTCCTTTCATTCTTCATCTTAACTGGCCACATGGGTGGAGAGAAATCCCAAGGCTATGGTCTCTTGGCCCTTGGAATCCTTGCTTTCCTGCCAG CGTCACTAGGATGTTCTTCACCAAGTCATTTACCCCTTCATGGCACAG GTACTAGCTGA
- the LOC110620888 gene encoding transmembrane protein 230 isoform X2: MASRRQVRYSPLPVDETDDDYHDPRFEYRPGAFDKVPWKSITLALFLLFLGSLLLFLSFFILTGHMGGEKSQGYGLLALGILAFLPGCSSPSHLPLHGTGFYETRIAYYSWRGAKGYRFASIPSY, translated from the exons ATGGCGTCCAGGCGCCAAGTTCGTTATTCTCCACTTCCTGTTGACGAAACTGATGATGATTATCATGACCCTCGGTTTGAGTATAGACCTGGAGCCTTTGATAAAGTCCCTTGGAAATCCATAACCCTTGCACTTTTTCTGCTCTTTCTTGGATCATTACTTCTCTTCCTTTCATTCTTCATCTTAACTGGCCACATGGGTGGAGAGAAATCCCAAGGCTATGGTCTCTTGGCCCTTGGAATCCTTGCTTTCCTGCCAG GATGTTCTTCACCAAGTCATTTACCCCTTCATGGCACAG GCTTTTATGAAACTCGGATAGCATATTATTCATGGAGGGGGGCTAAAGGATATCGCTTTGCTTCAATTCCAAGTTATTAA